The window CATATACCACTGAGAGGTCAACCAAAAGACCTCTCAGTGGCTTATGGGAACTGGAAAAGAAACAGCCTTTACTTTACACCTTCTCAACAGTGGGTGTCCGAGCAGTATAATAACGTATGTCTATAAATAAGTAAGGTTTAAGCACAGTATGATGCACGATCAGCAGTAGGTACTCCTTGATCTAACATTTTTAGCTTAAATCAGCTGCTAGTGGCGTGGTACTCCTgatctttgaaaaaaaataagtaataagagcaaaaccttttgttttgttgtgctcaTTTTCTTGAGATATTGAAATGATTAACTTTTTAATTAACACAGGCTGTTCTTGGCTTTTGTAGACAACTGATTAAAATATTAGTGAAAAATAATGGTAAATGGTTAAATGGTAAAAATAGCCAGTTAAAAGTAGGTTAATCAATAAAGCAGTTGAAATATTGAGCTAAACTGAATGGATAGACTTTTGAAGTGTCAGCTTAAAGACTGGTAGAAATAGTTTATTAAAGGTAGTGAATAAACAGGTGAAATCGTTAGTTCAAGGTAACCGAGAAGCGGTTCAAAACACTAGCTTCTGTCACAGAGTTCAACTGCACTCTGGTCAGAGGTCAGTACTGCCGTCAGTGTTGAGATGGTATTAGGAAGTGTCGTGTGTTTAAAGTAGGCTGTATGTGATCTGCTGTGCATTGCTCTCTGAACATGCTCTGAACTGTCAGCACTAATACTGCTCCACCACCACAATCTGACCTCATATTCACCAGCAAAGCAGACAGTCTGAGCTCTATGACCCTCTTCATACGGGTCAGACATGTTATGACACATGAGGGTTTGTGTGGTTCATCAGTATGTGAAACTCAACCCTTgaaaaaagtgtttaaaaaagtgttaaaaagtgTTTGCTAAAACCTGTCATTTTTGGCTTCAAAAGTGTTCCAAAGCTGACAAGTTTTCGTGTTTACTTTGCTGCTGTCCCAGATGATGATGAATACACGTTTCAGTGTGATGCTGCTTCTCAAAGCTCTGATGGCGGCTGTGTCTTTAGCTGTGTTTTTGCTGAGAGTTGGGAACATACAACTCTTTCCACCTGTAAGTTAGTAGAGCCATCTTTAAGAAGACCATTTCCTCTATCCTGCTGAAACCCTGAACATAGACCTCAGTGCAGATGGATCATTATTTAGCCATACAAATTTGCTGGGAttacagtttatattttatcCTTAAGGTGCAGAGAAGAGTTAAGCACACTAAGAGTTGGCTGGAAACTGAGTGAATGTAGGTGCATTTGTTGCCTCTTCCCTGATGCCTTAATTCTATctttaaaagaacatttaaactgtgtgtgttaatggtTGCGTTTTCTATTTTTAGAGCGATGGCTTGGAATTTAAACACATAAATTTGTTTGTCACTGAGCTCTGAGCCCTGTGCCCTAAATGTCCACTGTGGCTCTGGCACGTCTAGACACTgattggggggaaaaaaacaaaaaaatgtgtgtctgttagcTGAGAATAGTCACTCTTGGTATCtttaaacttaaacaaacatgcatATGTCCCACAGATGTGGGACATATGAATGTTCTGCATGCCTGTGCTGTAAATGGTGGTCCTCAAGCCATGTAAGAAGTGTATGGTTTCACACAGGAATACCTGAGCTTCATGAAAGAACAGATTTGTCAGTTGAAGTCATACTGAGCTGATGTTTACATAAATCTGACAGGCTGTAAAAATGCTGCCTGTGAAGTTGgtcattttacacaaacacacacacacatatatagtgTTGCCTGTGTCACTTTGCTGCCCTCGTGCTATTTTTCAATACCAAGTTTGTTTGTTAATCTCTGTTAATCTAATTAGTAGCCTAAGTATTAGCGTGTTATACGCAGACAGAGGAAGGGTGGGCTCCAAGATTGACATATTGACCTACAATCCAGGCGACAACGCAGCACAGGCATGATGTACAGGTCAGTCCAGTTCATCAATATTAACCTTAACTGACGCGTGTCTTGATCTGCCTGCATAGTTTAAAGAGGCCACAGGTAAACAAGCTTTGGTGATTTAACTATACTTACCAgcaacatttctgaaaacatactgtacacatacCATTAACCAGGTCCAGGTTTTACCCTAAGCAAAATTTATTTTCAGGGGTTGCCATACTTTGTCTGTACCTGAGAATTAAGTGGTAAAACTATAAACTACATAGTGTAATTATATAACTATACTACTATTTGTTTTATAAggacaaaatgacaacacaagAACATTCCTGTGATGTAAtctgacacaaaacagaaaaacactgaaggcCTACATTGTGTTATAGCTGTAAAGCCTACACTAAAGAGGCAGCAGAGGCACAGTCTGAAGAGTACAGTGAGAGTTAGGTGGAGCTTTGTAAAGTTTGTGAAAGTGATCCACATCAAATTCTTAAACATTTGTCCATTCTTGTGACTTTATGTTATTCATTAcaatattcatttgtttttgtaaaacatattatattatatatattaatttgtCCTGGCATGCAGCTGTAAAGCCATGTAACCTCCTTTGTGTCTAACATGATGACTGATTGGTGTCTGCAACACTTTTACCAATAAAATTCAATGATACTGTATGTGAGGCCTCTGGGTCAGAGAAGTATTGATTGACTTGACATAATCTGTGTTTGAATTAACCCACAGCGTAGGTATTTGATGAGCTGGGGACTCGACAATCACCCATCCTTCTACAGAATCACCTACTGTACCTTTAAGTAGCCAAACCGATTtgacaacattttcactgtttcttcagtttttcacagacaaacttGGGGTTACCCAACACAACATCCAAGACTGATGTCTGAACATCCTCAGCACAGTGCCCAGGATGGTAGATTTCTGATGACACTGGCcttgttctctgtgttctgCTTTCTTAAAGAGCCCAGCTCCTTCATCTCCAGCCTATATACCATTAAAGCGGCTTAGCCATTGTACTGTCCTCTTTAGCACCAGACACCAACAGACTGCCCTCAAAACCCCAATGGATATGATCAACCCCAATTCTTAACACATACATTAAAAGGGCAAATGAAGTTGAgcttaaaaattaaatgtagGATATAcaatatttgtatttaaaaaacattattttgatgtatttttaatctttattgTAAAATCAATTAGTGTGATTAATAATTACAGCCATTAAAGATGTAGTTGTAATTATGAGCATTATGCTTTCAATCTGTGGCTAGTATTCCAGGGAGATTTTTGCTAGACAAACAAGAGCATGACAATATCAGGTTGGTTCACCACTTAGGTCCAGACTGGAATATCTCTACATTTACtagatggattgccatgaaattctGTACAGACTTTCATACTACCCACAGGATGCATCCTGTTGACTTTGGCAGCCTTTTGATTTTTCCTCTAACGCCACCAGCAGGTTGATATTTTTTACTTTGgtgtttctcctttcttcttcatctttctttccaaCAGAAATGTGTTAGAGCACACAGTGCCTCGCTGTCTGTGGCTGCGTAGCATGCTGACCTGTGTCCACCGCCAAAGACGCCTACAATGGGCACGtgagcatcagaactggaccacaGAGCAATGGGAGAAGGTGGCCTGGTCTGataaatcatgttttcttttacattgTGTGGATGGCCGAGTATGTGTGCGTCACTTCCCTGGGGAAGACATGACACCGGGATGCATTATGGGAAAAAGACAAGCCAGCAGAAGCAGTGTGATGCCTTGGTCgatgttctgctgggaaaccttggatCCTGATATTCATATGGATGTTATTTTGACACGTACCGCCTATCTAAACACTGTTGCTGAACAAGTACACCTCTTCATGGAAACGGCGCTTCCTGAGggcagtggcctctttcagcaggataatgtgcCCTGCCacaaatggttaaaaaaaacgGTTTGAGAAACACAACAGTGAGTTTGAGGTGTTGACTTGCCCTCCAGATTTTCCAGATCTCAATCTAATCGAGAATCTGtggatgtgctggaaaaacaagtccGATCCATGGAGGCCCCACCTTGCAATTTACAGGACTTAAATgatctgctgctgacagcttgGTGCCAGATCCCACAGCATACCTTTCGGAGTCCTGTGGAGTCCATGCCTCAGTGTATTGGGGCTGTTTTGGCGGCAAAAGAGGGAACTAGGGGGAACTACTCGATATTAGTTACTATAGCTGATTGGTGTAAATAAGAATGGCAAGAGTGGCTGCTTACACAACTTCTCATCAGCTCTGTGATTGCATCTTCTCCTTTTTTCACAGTGTTTGTCCCGTCTCCAAACAGGCTAATCTGGGATCCTCCCATTTAATCAACATTTTCCACACACAGATGCCAAAAGTATTTTTCACCACTGTAAATATAGAACTCAACCTTTGTTTATCGTTTACCTCAAGTAGGGTGTAATTTGAATGATGAAAACTACCCTGATGAAGTGAGGCACATTGTAATATTATTCTAAATGCTAAACTCTTGTCAATTCACTTATTTTGCTCCTTAAATACttgcaatgaaatgaaaaaaaaaatacctacGAATATTTTCAGTCACCAGGTCCAAGGAAGAAATAAGAAGAACTGCCTAAGGCATGAGGTCAAGGACAACTGGACCTGCTATTTGTTCAGTTTCCTCcgtaaaaacaaaaacgtcGTCAGGTCCAAACTCCAGGATGAATTGTTGAGTTGAGATTACACTTTTAGATATGTGACTagtgtttttcactttgattACTGTACCACAAGCTCTCCGCATCAGATGCAGCTCTCTCGCAGTGAGGATGCCAAACTCATGCTGAGAAGCTCACACACAAATAGGATGTCTAATTAACTCTGATTTGGAAGGAATACTTGGGAgataaaatgtacttaaagcTGAAAGTGACATGTCATGTGTAGTTGATGGTACAACAAGCTCATCTATACTTTctggaacaacaacagcaacaacaacaacaacaacaacaacatttagaTATGAAGAGATGTCCAGCAGCTGAAGAAGGCAGTGATTCACTGATATGTTGTCTAACTAACAATCCAAACATGCAGCTCCTATTATAGGAAGAAGCTGCTTGTGTTGACACTGTTTTTGTGAAGCTCAAAACAGAAACTATGTTTTTTTCATAtcttaaatgtaattttgtttctcAAGGGATGGTCGAAATACTGAGAAATTCAAAATTCTACAAAGTCAAAGAAAGAGGGGGCCACTGTTTGCTGGTTGGCTACACAGGATAAACAACACCCAACATATGGAAACAGCATCTCACATggacctgaaacacaaacaacaagtcGTCACCTCTAAATGCAGGCAAGCTGAGGTTTAGAGGGATAAGCCCAATCAGATCCTTCCAGATTGATCTTTGACATTGTCTACCGAGTAGGACAGGACAGGTGGAGTCagggaagggggggaggggagaagaTGCTGGTATGGTGGAAAAGTCTCTCTGAGCCGACCTTTTCTGGTGATCATGTGACTGGAAAGAGGAGGATGTGGGGATTAGAGATGGAGATATAAAAGCACAACGCAGACAACACACCTCACAGACTCAAGAAGAGAGGAGCAGCTCTGACCAGAGACTGGTGGTAGTATCTTGGGATACCTGTGACAACAGGTGAGTACAAACTCTACATCGAACTCAACTTTGACTTGACTTACTAATGAGAATAGACAAAACTTACAGTGTGTTAACAGCTGCTGCTCCTACACCTTTTCCCAATAACTTTTAGATGAAGATGACTTTGATGATAAGGGTTGTTTTACATGCATTTGTGTATTGCTGTCTAAAACTGTTAACTGATATATGAACAGCTTGAATGACTGAAAGCGTTTGCAcacaagtgaaaaagaaaaggaatacCTGAGAACTATTAAAAAGTCTGTACTTGCTAGCATAAAGTGGTTTGATATTGCAATTTAAATAGcttaaaagaggagaaaactaAACATATGTAGTAGTACAGATACGCCACAAACAAAACGACAAAAAATTAGGCATGAGCAGAAACTCAAAGGTGAGAACAGGTGTGTGTAAAGAGGATTGACTTCAGGGGCAACAATCACAGCAACAGATGGCTAAAACGCATTGGGCAGCATCTCCACAGCTCAGCTCTGGCGCAGCCTCACAGACCTCTACACATGAGTGCAGAAAGCTAGAGCCTCTGTAACCCCATCCACAGAAAGTATAGATCTGCTGTTGCTGATGCAGGTGGTGCACGTGTTTGAGTTACATAACGCACcaaatcagtgtgtttttcatctCGGTAAAATTGCCTTAACAGGATTACCAGTGTCAGCAGTCAGGGGAAGGGGGGTGAGAAGCAGAGCTTAGGCAGGATACTACTTAAGATCACATTTGAGATGAGGACAAGGACAGAGAACAATGCGCCTTCAGTAGGTTGGAAAGAAACCAGTGTAAATACTAATAAATCAAAGTATAACAGAGAAATGTACTGAAGAGTGACTGTAAcagttaattatttattatcttaAAGTTTAATAATAAACATCAGCTAATGTAAAAGATCGAGGTGAAGAGTAGAGGTTGCTTTCCCATTGCACATGGCATCCCTGCTGTTTAAGAAGAGCAATTAGTCTACTGTCGATCAGAGCGGGATTAGAGCTAATCCGGCTGTTTCAACTGATCTGCATAATCTTCACTGATTGGCATTGAGAGCTGGAGGGAAACAGGATTAACAGAGCAGCAGATagggacagggacagaggaCTAAAGAGAAGAAGTCAGAGAAAGCCATGAGAGAAATGGTGACCTCTGAGGAAACAAATGTGCAATGACACTTTTTTGAAAATGTCCTCTGTCTTCTAAtcaccctcagcagcaatgaacGCCAGCCCCCCTGCAGGAAGTGCTCTGGCCCCAGGTGGAGCAGTTGGACCCACCACACCCAAGAAGGGACCACCCAAGTTCAAGCAGAGGCAGACCCGCACATTCAAGAGCAAGGCACCCAAGCCCGGCCAGAAGGGGTAAAGAccctttatatttatatatctgtATTACATGCAAACAATCATATCAGGTCACATGCCAGGACCTGGGCCACTCACCTCTTCGTTTCTTCTTTTCCAGCTTTGGTGACGATATCCCTGGCATGGAGGGTCTTGGCACAGACATCACAGTGGTGTGCCCATGGGAAGCCTTTGGCGACATGGAGCTCAGCGACTTGGCCAAATACGGCATCATTTAAACTTGCTGCCTCCTGCCTTCCCTGCCTGCCTGTACCTCTCCTCTGTCTAATCCTCTCCGCCCTGCCTTCTCTCTACCTCTGCTCGGCACGCCAAGATAAGGCTGCCAGCAAACCCCCTAACGCCCTCTCGTCTATCTACCTCATGCTTCGTTCCACTAAGTGGATGCAAGGCATAATGatgttcttatttttatattattattattatataatactGCTTACAGTATATATACTTGAAACGAGAGAAGACGAGAAACAGAACTCCACATACCTTACTCCCTCTCTGTTCATCCATCTATAATAGTCCCGACACTCCCgacttctcctccctccctgtttgaacttccctctctccctctgccactCCAAATCCATGGCAATGGACGCAAGCAAAACACTAGTTAATACTAACTTGTATTTGCTTCTAGCTGtctattaaaatgtaaatattttgttctCAGTGTTGAACCTTTTTACCTTTTCTTCTATCCTACCTTTTGTACTTCCTCCATCTTTTACTTTGCATTGTATTTTCTACTCCTTGTGCACAAGGCGACTGTAAACACCACGGGATGCATGGAGAGCGTGCAATATGCTGTATTTCTGAAAACGACAATGCACTTTCACATGATTGTGGAGGATGAACTCCCTTCAatcccatctgtctctctccttgcTGCTATCTGAACCCACAGTCCTGCTTAGAGAAAACAGatgcatgtatgttttgtgttgcaAACACAATGCTACAGAAAATGTATCGTGATACCATTATGTCCTCATAGCtggattaaaatgtgtttatttttagtaCTCAAattgtctgtctctttccttttttcttcttttttttttttttggaacaccaaataaaatctgaaaagaagCATGTTTGGCTCGAAATACATCACAAGTAAAAGCATGCCAAACAAAGGGAAGCAAAAACAATCGTGACTTGATATCGTTAATGAGGACCTTGGATGAGAAACTAAATGACTCTAATATTTTCCTGCAGTCTGCTAACTCAGACTGATGACATCTCCTTCTGTGTCTTAACTACAACACTGTCTGAGTACATctaataataattaatgataATTTCAAGGCTTCCTGAAATCAGCGCACTCCCACATGGCTCTTTGTTagaaaagggaaacaaatcGTGGTGTTGCTTTTGCAAATGCCTCATAACAAGAAACTGCATTCTGTCTTACctcaaaaggaaaacaaatgatctAGTGGTGCTAAGTACCAAATTGTGCATAAAAGTCAAGATTATTTTGTATAGTTTTGTATGTTAGTTTGTTTCTCTGAGAATAAATTATATTCCGGATATCATAGCACTATAACCATTTTCTACAGATGAATGCACCTTATTTATTGCACATTAACAAGTTCACACTATCAGTTCAGTGAGGCTGTATAAAGGAACAGTCgtgttttgagctaaatgctaacatcgACATTCTAACATGCTCACGATGAAGATACTAACATGCTGGTGTTACATCTGCTAAACCCCAGCATGTTTGCACTGTCATTTCCCAAGGTCACAATCTTAgtttagcctgttagcatgctaacatttgctaatcagcagcaaacagcacacagctgaaaaaacaaccaaaaaaattAGAAATCTGATCCGATGATGGTGCTGTAGGAAAGGCATTAGGATTCATTATCTAGACCACGAATTTCTGTATAAAATTTACTATTGATCCATCCTGTAGTTGTTGAGATTCAGccaggaaaaaaatgttggatGGAAGTGTTGATGCTGctacactgacaaaaaaaaaaccaaaaaaaacaaaagtgaaatggGTTGGAAACATTAAATCCTTCAATTGTAAAGTTCATGACAGAGACATTACTACTACATAACCGCTGTCAACATCCTTCAACCAATCCTTCATTCCATCGATAGCTTTCGCCAAATACTTGAGTTGCTATGGTTTCCCTTTCCAAATAATGACCTAGTATCTGTACACAAATACTGTCATTCTTTCCATTTCAGCCCAACCCAATGACAATGACAGGGAACTGAGATTGTGTGATTGCTTTGGGATACTTGAAATAAATTATGTCATGCTTGAATTCCACTCGTTTTAAGTGACACATCTGAAAGACTTTAGGTTTTAGTGCCTTTGATGTATTCAGAAGTCAGATGATAATGTTGCATACTAGACACACCTACAGTAAATGTGCACACGTTCCGCTCCTGCAACAAACAAGACTGAAGATTTAAAAGGCAAAGCTTTGTCCTTCTGTGAGACTGAATTTAGGATTGAAGAGTGACTTAAGATCAGAACACACCCTATAAACGGGACTTGTACAGGCATGAGCTGAGGTGTTACGTATGGGCTTGTAAAAGACAACAGATGAAAGTGCTCTGTACTCTTGAAGCTACTCCCCCTGCAGCTAAATCCCCAATTCCaaatgttgttgctgtggtttATCAGTAACTAAGGTGACGGTTGGTCTCGTTCTGTATGAGACTGCGATGACTCAGTTGGACTCCCTTTCCAAAAACTTGCTACTCAACCCTTCTGACAGGGTTGGGGATGCAAATCCTTATGGTGAGTAGATTCATAAATAGGGAGGAGTGAACTCTCCCTGCCTCAATATGTGTATCATCATCTCCAGGTGCGTGAGCCCCACCTATAATCTGAGGgagggacacagagagacaggaggggtCTGATTGGAAGGTCCCGAGTGGGGGTGCAGGTTTCTCTGCTCTTGCCCAACCTGTCGATGTGAGGTGAAAACAATCCTCTCTCCTCGTAGCTTCAGATCTCAGAAACTAATATTGTTTCACACTCTCCCTCATCTCGTGCCCTTCCTGTTACCTAGGGCCGCCGGAGACACATGGACACATCATCACAATAGGAGTGTATTGCAAACGCTTCCAGCCAAACTTCAAGTCAAGACTTTCGGAGTGCATTTCACAGGTGGAATCAGTGTTTGGAATCACATAGTGAGGGTAAGTTCCTCTGTTTTTATAAAAGTTATATCCATTTTTGGATGTactttggatgtttttcttttttttttttaccatactCAATAACATTTCTGGAACTTATTTGCACTCTGTGTTATCAGGTTTGATGGAAGTAATCTCCCAAAGTAAATGTTTTCACCGACTCTCCTCATTTATACAAACAAAGGCCAGTGCTAAAGTTGAGGGCCTGGGTCATATTTATCATGCGATTAAACCTACTAAAGGTCATATTTGAATCCCAGACGCCTGAAACAAAGGCTCTGTATGCTGTGCTGGAGGAAGTGGCAATCAGATATCAGGAGTGAATCTCTGTCCCTTACCTCCCGTATGTGCTGCACATGAACCACAAACCTCAAGTGTGTATCCCTGTCTGGTTCTATGAGCTGATGAAACAGAGGAGATACATGTCATGTGTGCTGCCTCTGTCTCAACCTCaccttcatgttgttttttcctccattctCAGCCCTGGCTGACACATTGCTCTGCCTTGTTCTGGCATGTTTATGCACTCCCTCCTCCCGCTCTCACTGTCAAACCGCTCTcccctttttcttctccacGCTGTGACCTCTGTCTTATCCTGTCTTCCATTTCATCCTCCTTGTTCTGACCTGACAGTATACTGTTCAGGGAAACTTGTACATCTGTTTGACAGCATTGCCGTCAAACATACACGCTAAATACTTTATGCTGACAGATGCTTTTTGTTTCAGGAGAGAAGACCTTCTATAATCAAAGGACACTTGAAAGGAAAGACTGAATCCCCACTAAAATGCATGAGAAGAACAAATCCCTTTTTGCCCTCTTCCTGCTTTTCTATGTCCCTCTCACCTGCCTATGTCAGTCAACCAACAGCAGCTCATTCAATACCACAACTAGCACAACAGacacttcctctccctcctcaaaTGTTACTTCCCTGAAGGGCGTGCCAGGCTGTGGCAAAGGACTGCATCCCATCTATAGGTACCTGTGTGACCGTCGGGCAGCATGGGGTATTGTATTGGAGACCCTGGCCTCTTCAGGCTTCCTGTTCAGCATGGGACTCCTTTTAGGCCTGCTGCTCTGGTCCCTGTGGATTTGTATTTCATTCAGGCGACAACGCAGCAGCATTGGAGGCGCAGTTGCCTGCATGTCCATGTTCTTGTTGGCCACAGCTGGGATCTTTGCCATCACTTTCTCCTTCATCATCAGCCTCACACCTCAGACCTGTCCCACCAGGATCTTCCTCTTCAGTGTGCTCTTCTCCCTGGCCTTCTCCTGCCTGCTGGCGCGCTGCCTTGCTCTGCTGGGCTTCGCAGCTGCCCGGGGCTGGGGGGAACCGGCCCTCGCCCTGGGGCTCTTCATCGTGCAGGTCATCATCTCTACCCAGTGGCTGATCGTCGTCTTGGTTCGGGACAAAAACCCTTGCGAGTACAGCCAGGAAGAATTTGTCATGCTGCAGATCTATGTGCTGTGCCTCCTGGCTATCAGCTTGATCCTCGCACTGCACTTCCTGTGCCGCTCCTGCTTCACATACAGCTACAGCTACACAGGAGCACACCAGCAGGGAAGGGCACAGGCCACGTTACTCTGCCTCACACTGCTGTTCTCCACCTGCATCTGGGTGGTGTGGATCACTATGCTTATCAGGGGAAACCCTGAGGTTGGCCGCCGGCCACAATGGGATGACCCAGTGCTTAGCATTGCCCTGGTGGCAAATGGTTGGGTATTACTGATGGGGCATGGATTGTCTCAGGTCGCCTTCCTCTGCAGAGGCGAGGCCAGGTCCAAGGACAGGCCTTTGAGCTTTTCAGGCTGGACCAGCCCCAGCGCTGATATTCCAGGACTGAACAGCCcaaaggaggggaaagaaaatggaagTTTCGAGAATGATGGAGATAACAAGAGAGGTAAGAAACTATTCTCATTAGCCAAACTGAGTCCTACCTAATGGAAAGGTTGATAAGTGagctttctttatttccttaAAAAATCAGCAAAGGATTAATTGCTTATCATAATAGTTGCAGATTAGATTAATCTTCCCTCCAGTCTTCCTGATTCATTGTTTAAGTtctaaaaacaataataacaaactgATTTATTGAAGTTTGCTAAAGTTAACTAACATGAACTAAAGGTCCTAACAAATCAAGTAAGTAGCAGAAAAACCTCTGGAGTGTATTAAATTGAGCACTGAAGTGTTGAGCTGTTTGTGAATtccaatttttcatttcatgttaatTCTATTTTTTGCCGTTTTTTTCCACCTCCTGTACAGCTAAAATGTAGAAATCGTATCCGCCTCTACAGAATCTGGCGTTCTTTTCAGCATTCACTAAATGACATTGTCTATACTTGAATCTAACTAGAAGTCAAAATTAATGCGGCGGGTGTTTAACATTACAGGGCGAATTGCACTGCATCAGTCAGCTTAGCTCTCACTGTGATGAACGGCGTAAAGCGGTAATTAGCTAACTGTATCATGTgtctcccttcaggcaggagaACTGAGCCTCCGCTGCGATCACCCTACGAGTCTGGATTCTCCATGACAGTGAGTAATAAACCATTAGGATTAACAATCTGATTTCAGACTCCACAATTAAGCACCGTGACCTTTGAGTACTGGAGGCAAT of the Scatophagus argus isolate fScaArg1 chromosome 16, fScaArg1.pri, whole genome shotgun sequence genome contains:
- the LOC124073414 gene encoding retinal cone rhodopsin-sensitive cGMP 3',5'-cyclic phosphodiesterase subunit gamma-like, whose product is MNASPPAGSALAPGGAVGPTTPKKGPPKFKQRQTRTFKSKAPKPGQKGFGDDIPGMEGLGTDITVVCPWEAFGDMELSDLAKYGII
- the LOC124072656 gene encoding retinoic acid-induced protein 3; translation: MHEKNKSLFALFLLFYVPLTCLCQSTNSSSFNTTTSTTDTSSPSSNVTSLKGVPGCGKGLHPIYRYLCDRRAAWGIVLETLASSGFLFSMGLLLGLLLWSLWICISFRRQRSSIGGAVACMSMFLLATAGIFAITFSFIISLTPQTCPTRIFLFSVLFSLAFSCLLARCLALLGFAAARGWGEPALALGLFIVQVIISTQWLIVVLVRDKNPCEYSQEEFVMLQIYVLCLLAISLILALHFLCRSCFTYSYSYTGAHQQGRAQATLLCLTLLFSTCIWVVWITMLIRGNPEVGRRPQWDDPVLSIALVANGWVLLMGHGLSQVAFLCRGEARSKDRPLSFSGWTSPSADIPGLNSPKEGKENGSFENDGDNKRGRRTEPPLRSPYESGFSMTEIDPDKDFTIPRPQTTNYREPYDEYYGND